CGCGTTTCCCGGCAACGTGCGGGAACTGCGCAACGTGCTGGAACGAGCTGTGACGCTCTGCGAGGACGACATCATCCAACGCTCCGATCTGCAGCTCCAGCCAGCTGAAGCGACCCCCAGCGGCAGCCTGTCGGATGAGATCGCCCAGCGTGGCGATGTGCCGCTGGAGGAATTCATCGGCAACATCGAGCGCGACGCGATCATGCAGGCGCTGGAGGAAACCCGCTTCAACAAGACCGCTGCGGCCAAGAAACTGGGCATCACGTTCCGCGCGCTGCGCTACCGCCTGAAGAAACTGAACCTGGAGTGACCATATGTGACGCTGAGCGTCACCATGTGACCTTCATCTCACTTAGCGGCCGGACGAAGGTCCCGATCCACAGTGTGAAACCGGTCACAAGCTGTGTCATCAAAATCCATTTTTTTCCGTGATATCAGCTAGTTAACACTTGGTAACATAACTTGGCACGGTCCCTGCTTTATTCCTCCCGAGTCTTGTCGAGCCGCGCTGTCGGGTGACCCTTAAGCGCAAGGAAGCTCAAACGGGGGCCACCTCGGCCAGCTCATTAAACTTGATTGTGTTTTTACTTTGAGAGGAAATTTACGTCATGCGTAAGCAACAAAAAGGTTTCACCCTGATCGAACTGATGATTGTTGTTGCAATCATCGGTATTCTGGCCGCAATTGCTATTCCGGCCTACCGCGACTTCCAGATCCGTTCCAAGGTCTCTGAGATCCTGGCCGCCATGGGCGCTTGTAAGACCACGGTTGCTGAGTTCTACGAGTCAAACGACGGTTTCACCAACCGCCTTGGCGCGCCGATCGATCCGAACATCTGCCAGGACGACGCCGGCGCTGGTAACCGCTCACGTCACGTTCTCTCCATGGTAGTTGCTGCCGACGGCATCATCACTGCCCAGGAGCAGAACACCGGTGCGCTGCCCGTGAACGGCACCATCGAGATGGCTCCGGTCGACAACGCCCAGGCCGCTATTCCGATCGCTGGTGGCACTGACATCTACGAGTGGATCTGCGGCGGCGGTGGTTCAACCATCGAAAACCGCTATCGCCCGGGTTCTTGCCAGGGTTAAGCCGGCAGGACCAACGCAACACGGACCGCCTCCTTCGGGAGGCGGTTCCACATCACCCGCTGCCGCTGCAGGAGACGACATGAGACAAAAGGGCTTCACACTGATCGAACTGATGATTGCCGTCGCGATCGTCGGGATCCTGGCAGCGATTGCCGTCCCGGCCTACCGAGACTTTCAGGTTCGAGCCAGGGTAAGTGAAGTTCTGGGGTCCATGGCCGCGTGCAAGCTATCCGCCATCGATTTCTACAACGAGAACAATGGCTGGAATCAGATCAACACCGGCGTCAACATTCAGGCTTTCGGACTCTGCGACAACAACGGATCGCGGCACGTCCAGGCCAATGGCACCACCATCGGTCCAGCGGGGATCATCACCGCGCTGACGCAGAACCTCGGCGCAGGCATCGCTGATGGACAGGCGCTGACCATGAGCCCGATTATCCAGGGCGTCGAGATTCGCGGATGGGTCTGCGGCGATCCGGCTGACGGAACAACGCTCACCCCCCGCTACAAGCCTGGCTCCTGCCAGGGCTAACAGCGCCACGGGGACGAGGCGACCTGCCCAACCGCCCGTCCAGACGGCGTTCAGTAACAATCCGCCACAAGGCGACCCTTACTTTCTGACGCGTCAAGTAGTAACCTTAGCTTCCGTTCGGAACATATTGATTTGAGGGCAATGTTATGGCTGCCACAGGGGCTTCAACCATCTCGCTTAGCGGATTGGCTCGCCGGCTGGTAGCCGAGGAGTTGATCTCCGGCGCGGACGCAGCCAGCGCGCAGGAAAAATCCACTCAGCAGAAGCTGCCGCTCGTCACTTATCTGGTCGAAAACGGCATCGTCGACTCCGGCGATATTGGCCGCCTGGCCTCCGAAGAGTTTGGTATTCCCCTGTTTGACGTTTTGGCCCTGGACTTGTCCCAGGCGCCGGTCAAGCTGGTATCAGAGAATCTGATCAACCGTCACCGCGCACTGCCGCTGTACAAACGCGGGAACCGTATGTATGTCGGTGTTTCCGACCCAACCAATCTGCGGGCACTCGACGAAATCAAGTTCCACGCCAATCTGGCCGTGGAGGCAATCTTGGTTCGCGACGACGAGCTGGGCGTTGCGATCGACAACGCGCTCAGCGCCGCCGATGAGATCATGGAGGATCTGGGCGACGAGGAAGGCCTGGACGACGTCGATTTCACCGACACCGACGATCTTCAGCACGAAGATTCGGGAGGCGTTGAGGCCGGCGGCACGGACGACACGCCCGTTGTCCGGTTCGTCAACAAGGTGCTGCTCGACGCGATCAAGCGTGGCGCGTCCGACATTCACTTTGAACCCTACGAAAAGAAATACCGCGTGCGCTTCCGCATGGACGGCGTGCTCAAGCAAATGGCGTCCCCACCGGTGAAGATGACGCCGCGGCTGGCCGCGCGCCTGAAGGTCATGTCCAGCCTGGATATCGCCGAAAAACGGATTCCGCAGGACGGCCGGATCAAGCTGAATATCTCAAAAACCCGCGCCATCGATTTCCGGGTGAGCACCTGCCCCACGCTGTTTGGGGAAAAGATTGTGCTGCGGATCCTCGACGCATCTGCCGCCAAGATGGGGATCGACAAGCTCGGCTATGAGGAAGAGCAGAAGGCGCTGTTCCTGGACGCCATTCACAAACCCTACGGCATGGTGCTGGTCACCGGGCCGACCGGCAGCGGCAAAACGGTCTCGCTGTATACCGCGCTCAACATTTTGAATACCGAGGGCCGCAACATCTCTACGGCCGAAGACCCGGTTGAAATTCGAGTTTCCGGAATCAACCAGGTTCAGCAGAACACCAAACAGGGCATGACGTTTGCCGCCGCGCTCCGGTCCTTCCTGCGCCAGGATCCGGACGTGATCATGGTCGGGGAGATCCGTGACCTGGAAACGGCCGAAATTGCCATCAAGGCCGCACAGACCGGTCACATGGTGCTCTCCACCCTACATACCAACGACGCGCCGCAAACCATCGCCCGACTGATGAACATGGGCATCGCGCCGTTCAACATCACCTCTTCCGTCACGCTGGTCATCGCTCAGCGTCTGGCCCGGCGACTTCATGATTGTAAGATCCCGGCCGATGTTCCGGAGGAAGCGCTGCTGGCCGAGGGCTTCAGCGAGGACGAACTGCAGGATCTGACCGTGTTCGAGCCCAAGGGCTGCACCAGCTGCAACGAAGGCTATAAAGGACGTGTGGGTATCTATCAGGTGATGCCCATCACAGAATCGATCCAGCGAATCATATTAGCTGGCGGGAATGCACTGCAGATCGGCGATCAGGCCAAAGAGGACGGCATTGGCGATCTGCGCGTGTCTGCGATGAACAAGGTCCGCGAAGGCGTGACCGGCCTCGTGGAAATCAACCGAGTGACGAAGGACTGAACCTATGGCGACCAAGGCGATAGAGCTCCCGGTTTTTACCTGGGAAGGGACCGACAAACGCGGCTCCAAGATCAAGGGCGAACAGACGGCTAAGAACGTCAACCTCGTCAAAGCTGAGCTGCGGCGTCAGGGTATCAACCCGACCAAGGTTCGGAAAAAAGCCAAGCCGCTTTTCGGCGCCTCAGGCAAGTCGATCAAACCGCAAGACATTGCGGTGTTCTCGCGGCAGCTAGCCACCATGATGCAGGCGGGCGTGCCGCTGGTTCAGGGATTTGACATCGTAGCCGGCGGTCAGAACAACCCGCGCATGAAAGACATGCTGGTCGACATCAAAAACAACATTGAGTCTGGCTCCTCCTTAAGTGAATCGCTGGCAAAACACCCGGTCCAGTTTGACGAGCTGTACGTCAACCTGGTTGCCGCGGGTGAACAGGCGGGTGTACTTGATACGCTGCTCGATGAAATCGCCACCTATAAAGAGCGCATCGAGGAAATCAAATCCAAGATCAAGAAGGCGCTGTTCTATCCAGCCGCCGTCATCGGCGTGGCGGTCATCGTGTCGCTGGTTCTGCTGATTTATGTGGTGCCTCAGTTTGAGGTCATCTTTCAGGACGCCGGTGCAGACCTTCCGGCGTTCACGGCCGGCATCATCAGCCTGTCCGAGTGGCTTCAGTCCGACGGCTGGATTCTTGGAATCGTATTTGGCGGCGGGATCGCCTCGATCATCTTTGCCAAGAAGCGTTCCAAAGCGTTTGCGCATTTTCTGGATCGGGTCGTTCTCAAGATTCCGGTGATCGGCGAAATCATGCACAACTCCGCCATCGCCCGCTTCGCTCGCACCCTCTCGACAACGTTCGCCGCCGGCGTGCCGCTGGTCGACGCGCTGGAGACGGTCTCCGGTGCCACCGGTAACCAGGTTTACGGCAACGCGGTGAAGCAGATTCGAGAAGACGTGTCGGTGGGTCACCAGCTTCAGCTCGCCATGCGCCAGGTTGATCTGTTTCCCCACATGGTGGTGCAGATGACCGCGATCGGTGAAGAGGCCGGCGCTCTCGACCAGATGCTGAAGAAGGTCGCCGAGTTCTACGAGAACGAGGTGAACCAGGCGGTGGATGCGCTCAGCAGTCTGCTCGAACCGATCATCATGGTGATCATCGGCGGTCTGGTGGGCAGCCTGGTTGTTGGTATGTATCTGCCGATCTTCAAGCTGGCAGCGGTCGTCTAAAAGAATCTTTGGGCCGGGCCCGGGGACATCACTCCGCGGCCCGGTAGACGCCTTCCATGATCGAACTGCTCTCTTCCAGCCTGCCAATCTGGCTCGGCGTGGTCTTCTTATATTCGCTGCTGATCGGCAGCTTTCTCAACGTCGTAATCCTGCGCCTGCCGGCGCGTATCGAGCACGACTGGAAGCTTCAGGTCAATGAGTTTCTGGAGCAGCCAGAGCTCGATCTCGAGGCGCCGCCGGACCTGGTTTTCGGTCGCTCAGCCTGCCCTCACTGCGGGCACCAGATCACCGCGCTCGAGAATATCCCGCTGGTCAGCTATCTGTTTCTCAGAGGCAAATGCTCCAACTGCAGCGCGCCGATATCCGCGCAATACCCCGTGGTCGAGGCGGTGACGGCGCTACTCAGCGTGATTGTCGCGTGGCGCTTCGGCTTCACCTGGGCAGCCGGGTTTGCGATGGCGCTGACCTGGGCCCTGGTGGCGCTCAGCGTCATCGACATCCGAGAACAGCTGCTGCCGGATGTCATTACCTTGCCGGCGCTCTGGGCCGGGCTGCTGCTGAATACCGCCGGCGTCTTTACCGATCTCACGAGTGCGGTCATCGGCGCCGCGGCTGGCTACCTGTCGCTCTGGCTGGTCTACCATCTGTTCAAGCTGGCCACGGGCAAAGAGGGTATGGGCTATGGCGACTTCAAGCTGCTCGCTGTCTTCGGCGCGTGGCTCGGCTGGCAGATTCTGCCGCTGGTCATCCTGCTGTCTTCGCTGGTAGGTGCGGTTGTCGGCATCGGCCTGATCATCTTTGCCGGCAAAGACCGAAACATCCCCATTCCGTTTGGGCCCTACATTGCCGCCGCCGGCTGGCTGGCGATGATCTGGGGCGAACGAATCATCGGCACTTATCTGGAATTCAGCGGGCTGTCATGATTTACCAGGTGGGTCTGACCGGCGGTATCGCGTCGGGTAAAAGCACGATTGCGCAGCTGTTCGTGGAACGCGGCGCGACGCTGGTCGATGCTGATCTGATTGCCCATCAGGTCGTGGCTGCCGGCACGCCGGGACTGCGCGCCGTCGTCAAAGCGTTCGGTGAGACCATGCTGACCGAAGACGGTGAGCTGAACCGACCGGCGATGCGGGAGCGGGTGTTCTCCGACCCCGGCGCTCGGCTTCGGCTCGAGGCGATTGTGCATCCCATGGTTCGAGCCGAAATGGCGCGGCAGATCACCAATGCTGACGGCCCCTATTGCGTGGTTGACGTCCCGCTGTTAACCGAATCTGCACAGCATTATCATTTTGATCGCGTGTTGGTCGTCGACGTATCGACCCAGACCCAGATCGATCGGCTCAAGGCCAGAGACGGTTTGTCCGATAGTCAAATCGCCGGAATCCTGGACGCCCAGGCCAGCCGGGACCAGCGGCTGGCGCTTGCGGATGACACGATCGACAACAACGGCGCGCTGGAAGCGCTGCCCGAGCAGGTGGAGCTACTGCACCAGCGCTACCTTGTAGAGGCCAAAGAAAAGAGGAACCCGGCATGACACGCTGGAAGGCATCAGGTATCCATCTACTCATCAGCGCCGGGATTGCAGCGGCTGCAGTGGCGGTGATGCTCGGCGTCATGTATCCATGGGAGTACTTTCAGGCGAGCGGCGGATTCAAGCTGCTGGCTATCCTCCTGTCGGTGGACGTGGTGATTGGCCCACTGCTGACGCTCCTGGTTTTTAAAATCGGGAAGCCCAGCCTGAAATTTGATCTGACGGTGATTGCGCTCCTGCAGGTCGCTGCCCTCGTCTACGGGATGTGGGTGGTGATCGAGGCTAGACCGGTGTTTCTTGTTCACGTCGGCGATCGCTTTCATCTCGTTCGCGCCAACGATCTGGAAGATGAGCTGCTGGCTTTGGGGTCGGAAGAGCGATTTAGAACCAAATCCTGGACTGGCCCAAGGCTCGCCGTTGCGATCAAACCCCGCGACGTGGATCGGCAGCAAGAGCTGATGATGGCTGCCCTGTCAGGAAC
This portion of the Pseudomonadota bacterium genome encodes:
- a CDS encoding prepilin-type N-terminal cleavage/methylation domain-containing protein → MRQKGFTLIELMIAVAIVGILAAIAVPAYRDFQVRARVSEVLGSMAACKLSAIDFYNENNGWNQINTGVNIQAFGLCDNNGSRHVQANGTTIGPAGIITALTQNLGAGIADGQALTMSPIIQGVEIRGWVCGDPADGTTLTPRYKPGSCQG
- the pilB gene encoding type IV-A pilus assembly ATPase PilB produces the protein MAATGASTISLSGLARRLVAEELISGADAASAQEKSTQQKLPLVTYLVENGIVDSGDIGRLASEEFGIPLFDVLALDLSQAPVKLVSENLINRHRALPLYKRGNRMYVGVSDPTNLRALDEIKFHANLAVEAILVRDDELGVAIDNALSAADEIMEDLGDEEGLDDVDFTDTDDLQHEDSGGVEAGGTDDTPVVRFVNKVLLDAIKRGASDIHFEPYEKKYRVRFRMDGVLKQMASPPVKMTPRLAARLKVMSSLDIAEKRIPQDGRIKLNISKTRAIDFRVSTCPTLFGEKIVLRILDASAAKMGIDKLGYEEEQKALFLDAIHKPYGMVLVTGPTGSGKTVSLYTALNILNTEGRNISTAEDPVEIRVSGINQVQQNTKQGMTFAAALRSFLRQDPDVIMVGEIRDLETAEIAIKAAQTGHMVLSTLHTNDAPQTIARLMNMGIAPFNITSSVTLVIAQRLARRLHDCKIPADVPEEALLAEGFSEDELQDLTVFEPKGCTSCNEGYKGRVGIYQVMPITESIQRIILAGGNALQIGDQAKEDGIGDLRVSAMNKVREGVTGLVEINRVTKD
- a CDS encoding pilin → MRKQQKGFTLIELMIVVAIIGILAAIAIPAYRDFQIRSKVSEILAAMGACKTTVAEFYESNDGFTNRLGAPIDPNICQDDAGAGNRSRHVLSMVVAADGIITAQEQNTGALPVNGTIEMAPVDNAQAAIPIAGGTDIYEWICGGGGSTIENRYRPGSCQG
- a CDS encoding A24 family peptidase, coding for MIELLSSSLPIWLGVVFLYSLLIGSFLNVVILRLPARIEHDWKLQVNEFLEQPELDLEAPPDLVFGRSACPHCGHQITALENIPLVSYLFLRGKCSNCSAPISAQYPVVEAVTALLSVIVAWRFGFTWAAGFAMALTWALVALSVIDIREQLLPDVITLPALWAGLLLNTAGVFTDLTSAVIGAAAGYLSLWLVYHLFKLATGKEGMGYGDFKLLAVFGAWLGWQILPLVILLSSLVGAVVGIGLIIFAGKDRNIPIPFGPYIAAAGWLAMIWGERIIGTYLEFSGLS
- a CDS encoding type II secretion system F family protein, with protein sequence MATKAIELPVFTWEGTDKRGSKIKGEQTAKNVNLVKAELRRQGINPTKVRKKAKPLFGASGKSIKPQDIAVFSRQLATMMQAGVPLVQGFDIVAGGQNNPRMKDMLVDIKNNIESGSSLSESLAKHPVQFDELYVNLVAAGEQAGVLDTLLDEIATYKERIEEIKSKIKKALFYPAAVIGVAVIVSLVLLIYVVPQFEVIFQDAGADLPAFTAGIISLSEWLQSDGWILGIVFGGGIASIIFAKKRSKAFAHFLDRVVLKIPVIGEIMHNSAIARFARTLSTTFAAGVPLVDALETVSGATGNQVYGNAVKQIREDVSVGHQLQLAMRQVDLFPHMVVQMTAIGEEAGALDQMLKKVAEFYENEVNQAVDALSSLLEPIIMVIIGGLVGSLVVGMYLPIFKLAAVV
- the tfpZ gene encoding TfpX/TfpZ family type IV pilin accessory protein, giving the protein MTRWKASGIHLLISAGIAAAAVAVMLGVMYPWEYFQASGGFKLLAILLSVDVVIGPLLTLLVFKIGKPSLKFDLTVIALLQVAALVYGMWVVIEARPVFLVHVGDRFHLVRANDLEDELLALGSEERFRTKSWTGPRLAVAIKPRDVDRQQELMMAALSGTDLNYFPETYSDYEQHTDAVLARSLSTVQLLKNRPEDGAPIAAFLEDNSREASSTVVLPLKVGINFLTALVDSRTGEILKIFAVDPWGE
- the coaE gene encoding dephospho-CoA kinase (Dephospho-CoA kinase (CoaE) performs the final step in coenzyme A biosynthesis.) encodes the protein MIYQVGLTGGIASGKSTIAQLFVERGATLVDADLIAHQVVAAGTPGLRAVVKAFGETMLTEDGELNRPAMRERVFSDPGARLRLEAIVHPMVRAEMARQITNADGPYCVVDVPLLTESAQHYHFDRVLVVDVSTQTQIDRLKARDGLSDSQIAGILDAQASRDQRLALADDTIDNNGALEALPEQVELLHQRYLVEAKEKRNPA